A genomic stretch from Helianthus annuus cultivar XRQ/B chromosome 1, HanXRQr2.0-SUNRISE, whole genome shotgun sequence includes:
- the LOC110867513 gene encoding metallothionein-like protein type 2 encodes MSCSSGKCNCGSSCSCGSSCNCNSCNVEMSTTTTTIIVDGVAPRMTFAEETEAAESGNACKCGSSCKCDPCNC; translated from the exons ATGTCTTGCTCAAGTGGAAAGTGCAACTGCGGCTCAAGCTGCTCATGCGGCAGCAGCTGCAACTGCAACTC CTGCAACGTCGAGatgtcgaccaccaccaccactatcaTTGTTGACGGTGTTGCACCCAGGATGAC TTTTGCTGAGGAAACCGAGGCTGCCGAGAGCGGAAACGCGTGCAAGTGCGGAAGTAGCTGCAAGTGCGATCCTTGCAACTGCTGA